Sequence from the Microbacterium sp. 1.5R genome:
CTCCGTGTGCAACCCGGGCGGGAATAGGCTGGATGCTGTGACCAGCGCATTCGTCTCAGACCTGTTCGACCCGGACGAATGGGTGCTCGCGCCCGGTGCCGAGGACTACACCGACATCACCGCCCACGTGAGCACGGACGGCGGAGTCGAGCGCATCGCGTTCAACCGCCCCGAGGTTCGCAATGCCTTCCGCCCGCACACGGTCGACGAGCTCTACCGGGCACTCGACGACGCACGGCAGAACCCCCGCATCGGCGCGGTCCTCCTAACCGGCAACGGACCGAGTCCGAAGGACGGCGGGTGGGCGTTCTGCTCGGGCGGCGACCAGCGCATCCGCGGCCGCGACGGATACAAGTACTCCGATGACGAGACGACCGTGCACGATCCGGCTCGCGCCGGTCGCCTGCACATCCTCGAGGTCCAGCGTCTCATCCGTTTCATGCCGAAGGTCGTCATCGCCGTCGTGCCGGGCTGGGCGGCCGGCGGAGGGCACTCGCTGCACGTGGTGTGCGACCTCACGATCGCCTCCGCCGAGGAGGCGCGGTTCAAGCAGACCGACGCCGATGTCGGCAGCTTCGACGCGGGGTACGGATCTGCGTACATGGCGAGGCAGACCGGGCAGAAGTTCGCGCGCGAGGTGTTCTTCCTCGCCGAGGAGTACTCGGCGCAGCGGGCGTACGAGGCCGGGGCGGTCAACCGGGTCGTGCCCCATGCCGACCTCGAGCGCGAGGCGCTGAAGATGGCGCGCACCGTGCTCACCAAGTCGCCCACGGCGATCCGCATGCTGAAGTTCGCCTTCAACGCGGTGGACGACGGGCTCGTGGGGCAGCAGGTGTTCGCGGGCGAGGCCACGCGTCTCGCCTACGGCACCGATGAAGCGGTCGAGGGCCGCGACTCGTTCCTCGAGAAGCGGGACGCCGACTGGACCTCGTTCCCCTGGCACTACTGAGCGGATCGAGACGCACATGGTCGCGCTGACGCCGACGGATGCCGAGGATCCGGCCGAACTGCGGGCCGCTCTGGCGCGCGCGCTCGACGGCGGGCCGGCGCTCGGATTCGGGATGCTCGGAGACGCCCCGAAATGGGTGCCGGACGGCACGGCCGTCGTGATCGCCACCTCGGGCTCCAGCGGGGTCCCCAAGCGGGTCGCGTTGAGCGGCGAGGCGCTGCGGGCGAGTGCCGAGGCGACGGCGTCGAGAGTGGGCGGCGGGCGCTGGCTGCTCGCCCTGCCCGCCGGATACGTGGCCGGACTCCAGGTCATCGTGCGGTCTCTGATGGCAGGCACGCACCCTGTCGCGCTGAGCGGTCGGTTCTCGCCCGATTCGTTCGCCGACGCGACGCTGTCGATGCTCCGCCCGCTGCCGGGCGGTTCCGCCGGCATCCCCGAGCTGTACACCTCGCTCGTCCCCGCGCAGCTGTCGACACTTCTCGATGCGGCTGACGACCGACCTGTGCGTGCGGCCCTTCAGGCGTACCGGGCGATCCTCGTGGGTGGCCAGGCGCTGCCGGAACCGCTGCGCGACCGCGCCGCCGATCTCGGCATCCGACTCGTCCGCACCTACGGTTCCACCGAGACCAGCGGCGGGTGCGTCTACGACGGTGTCCCCCTCGACACGGTCGCTGTGCGCACCGTGGACGGAGAGCTGCGCATCGCCGGTCCGATGCTCGCAGACGGCTACCTCGGCGACGGGGAGCTGACGGCGAAGAACTTCTCGCGCGACGAACACGGCATCCGCTGGTACCACACCGGCGATCTCGGGCTCTTCGACGACGGCGTGGTGCGGGTGCACGGCCGCGCCGACAATGTGATCGTCTCGGGCGGAATCAACATCTCCCTCGACCGCGTCGAACGGCTGGTTCGCAGTGTCCCGGGACTCACCGGCGCGGTGGTCGTCGGCGTACCGGACGAGCGATGGGGTGAGGCCTCGGTCATCGTCGCACCCAGAGGCGAAGCTCTGCGACGAAGCGAGTCGGAGCAGCTCGCGCACGCACGAGACCTCGTCGCCGAAGAGCTGGGCAGGCACGCGAGGCCGGCGCGGCTGATCATGGTCGACGAACTCGCCGTGCTGGCCTCAGGCAAACCCGACCGCGAGTCGATCAGACGGGCCGTCGTCGAACTGCACTGACGGTCGATTCGCCGGAGTGGGAACTCTCCTGCCAGAGTGAGGCATGGCCACCTACACGCACGGACATCACGAGACCGTCCTCCGCTCTCACAGCAGCCGCACCATCGCGAACTCGGCGGAGTACCTGCGCCCCCACCTCACCGCGAACACCAGGCTTCTCGACGTCGGAGCGGGGCCCGGCAGCATCACGGTCGACTTCGCGGGTGTCGTCGCCCACGTGACGGCGACCGAGATCGATGAGAACGCGCTCTCACTCTCGCGCGATCTCGCGTCGAGCAGAGGGCTCACGAACCTCGACTTCGCGGTCGAAGACGTGCACGCGCTGAGCTTCGCCGACGACACCTTCGACGTCGTCCACGCGCACCAGGTGCTGCAGCACGTCGGCGATCCGGTGCAGGCGCTGCGTGAGATGCGCCGGGTCGCAGCGCCCGGCGGTGTCGTGGCGGCACGTGACGCCGACTATGCAGGCTTCATCTGGTTCCCCATTCTCCCTGAACTCGACCACTGGCTCGACCTCTACCGGCGAGCGGCGAGGGCCAACGGCGGCGAGCCCGATGCGGGGCGCCGCCTTCTCGCCTGGGCCCGCGCGGCCGGATTCGATGACGTCACCGCGACGACCTCCAACTGGACCTACGCGAATCCCGAGGATCGCGCCTGGTGGGGCGGCATGTGGGCCGATCGCATCCTCGAGTCCGCGCTCGCCCGGCAGCTGGTCGACGGCGAGATGGCGACGCGGCGCGACCTGCAGGAGATCAGCGACGCGTGGAAGCGCTGGGCCGACGACGGCGACGGCTGGTACCTCGTGCCGCACGGCGAGATCATCGCCCGCGCCTGACCGGACCGCGGATACATCTGCAGGCGGATGCGAGGCGGATGCCGTGCCGCGTAGCGTGGGGGAGTGATCCGCCCGCTCTCCCGTACGGCGCTCGTGCTCGACATCGTCGGGGCGACGCTGCTCTTCGTCATCCTCACGCCGTTCTCCGTCGTCTTCTACGGCCCGGGGGCGGTCGGCGAGGGGATCAGCGGTGCGGCGGTCGCGGCGATCGTCACCGCGGGCATCCTGATGTTCGGCGGAGTCGCGATCGGCAGGCTCGCCCCCGGACTCGCGCTCGCCGCGGCCTGGGCGGGCGCGATCGTGCAGATGCTGTCCGGATTCGGTCCGCTGCCGATCGATGTGGCGATCCTCCTGGTGCTCTACGCGACCGCCGCCTGGGGGTCCCGCGCGGTGCTGTGGTGGGGTTTCGGCTCGGCGCTGCTCGGTGCTCTGGTCTCGGCGGTCTACCTGGTCGTCGTCACGGGCGTCACCTCCGGCGCCAGCGGGTGGGATCAGCTGACGACCGGCACGCTGCTCCTGGTCGTCTCGGTGCTCGCGCTCGGATTCGCGTGGGTCTGCGGTCTGCTGTGGCGGGTGGTGCTGCGCGCGCGGAGCACCCGTTCGGCGCAGCTGAAGGCGGAGTCGCTCGCGGCGGAGGAGCAGGAGCGTGTGCGGATCGCCCGCGACATGCACGACATCGTCGCGCACTCGCTGGCCGTGGTGATCGCGCAGGCCGACGGCGCCAGGTATGCGGCCGCCGCGAAGCCCGAGATGGCCACCGAGGCCCTCGGGACCATCGCCCAGACCGCTCGCAGCGCCTTGAGCGACGTGCGTCTGCTGCTCACGCAGCTGCGCCACCGACAGGGGGACGGTCCCCAGCCGACGCTCGCAGACCTCGAGTCACTGTTCGCGCAGGTGCGTCAGGCGGGAGTCGAGCCCCGGATCACCGTCGATCCGATGCCGCCGGGGGAGCCGCCGGGAGCCATCCAGCTCGCGGTGTACCGGATCCTCCAGGAGGCGCTCACGAACGCCATCCGTCACGGCGACGGCGCGGTCGACGTGCACCTCGCGTGGCTTCCCGACCGTGTCGACATCCAGGTGCGCAACACCGTGGGACGGGATCAGCCGCAGATCGGCGGCGGTCACGGGGTGATCGGCATGCGTGAACGGGCGCAGCTCGTCGGCGGTAGCCTTCAGGCGGAGCGCCAGGGAGCGCAGTTCGTCGTCCGCGCCTCGCTCCCGATCGGAGAAGTCGCATGATCAGGGTCGTCCTCGTCGATGATCAGGCGCTGTTCCGCGCCGGAGTCCGCATGCTGCTCGCCTCGCAGCCCGACCTCGACGTCGTCGGAGAAGCGGGCGATGGCCGCGAAGCCGTCGCTCTCGTGCACGCGACTCGACCGGACGTGGTGCTGATGGACATCAGGATGCCGGTCATGGACGGGCTCGCTGCGACCGCCGAGATCCTCGCTCAGCCCGACCCGCCGCGCATCGTCATGCTGACGACCTTCGACCTCGACGAGGCCGCCGCTCGCGCGATCCGTCAGGGGGCGAGCGGATTCCTCCTGAAGGACGCCGACCCCGAGTTCCTCCTCGCCGCGATCCGCACCGTCCACGCGGGCTCGAGCGTCATCGCCGCGTCGGCGACCCGCGAGCTGTTCGAGCACTTCGCCGAGGAGCCGAAGCCGGTGCCCGTGCAGTTCTCCGCGCTGACCGAGCGTGAGCGCGAGATCTTCGCGCTCGCCGCCCGGGGGCTCTCGAACTCCGAGATCGCCGCTCGCGAATATCTCAGCGAGGCGACCGTCAAGACCCACATCAGCCGCATCCTGACGAAGCTCACCCTCCGCGACCGGGTGCAGCTGGTGGTCTTCGCGTTCGAGCACGGACTCGCCTGAGCCGATTCCTGTCCGCGGGATCATCCTTGCGATGTAGGCGGATGCGCCGTCAGGCCGACGCGGCGGAGCAGCCGGCGTCCGTAGCGTCGAAGGCATGGAGATCACGACCACCGACCTCGGGCTCGCAGCCCGCGTCCAGCACCTCAAGAAGACCTACGGCGCCGGCGAGGGCACCGTCCACGCGCTGGACGACGTCAGCGTCGGCATCCGCCGCGGACAGTTCACCGCCATCATGGGACCGTCCGGTTCGGGCAAGTCCACGCTCATGCACATCATGGCCGGCCTCGACACCCCGACGCAGGGGAGGAGCTGGATCGGCGACACCGAGATCACGGAGCTCGGAGACCTCGATCTCACGATCCTGCGCCGCCGCCGGGTCGGCTTCATCTTCCAGGCGTTCAACCTCGTGCCGACGCTCACCGCCCTCGGCAACATCATGCTGCCGTTCGAGCTCGACGGGCGGCGACCCAGCGCGATCGAGAAGGCGCGCATCGATGGACTGATCCAGACGCTCGGGCTCGGATCCCGTCTGCAGCACCGACCGCATCAGCTCTCGGGGGGCCAGCAGCAGCGCGTCGCCATCGCCCGTGCGCTCGCCACGGCGCCCGATCTCGTGTTCGCCGACGAGCCCACGGGCAATCTCGATTCCCGCACGGGGCGCGAGGTGCTGCAGCTGCTGGCCACCGCGAGCCGCGAGCACGGACAGTCCATCGCCATGGTCACCCACGACGCGATCGCGGCGAGCCACGCCGACCGGGTGCTGTTCCTCGGAGACGGCCGGATCGTCGCCGACCACCCGCGCCAGACCGCCGAGGAGATCTCGGCCTACATGCTCGCCGCCGAGGTCGCGGCATGAGCGCCGTCATCGAGTCTCCGACTCTCGCCGTCGTACCGCAGACGTCCGCGACCGGTCCGCGCCTCGCCTGGCTGCGCGACCGGGGCATGGGCGCCAGCATCCTGGTCGCAGCGCTCTCGGCCGCTTTCGGAGTGGTGCTGGTCGAGACCACGGCCTACCTCGGAGCCGTGCTGCAGGCCGACCCCTTCATCGGCGACAGCGAGACGCTCGCGTTCATCGTGGGACTGCTCTCGGTTCTGCTCACGGGCGTCGCGATGTACGTCGCCGCGATCGTCACCGCGAACACGTTCTCGACGATCATCGCCGGGCGCACTCGTCAGATCGCCCTGATGCGCCT
This genomic interval carries:
- a CDS encoding 1,4-dihydroxy-2-naphthoyl-CoA synthase, with the protein product MTSAFVSDLFDPDEWVLAPGAEDYTDITAHVSTDGGVERIAFNRPEVRNAFRPHTVDELYRALDDARQNPRIGAVLLTGNGPSPKDGGWAFCSGGDQRIRGRDGYKYSDDETTVHDPARAGRLHILEVQRLIRFMPKVVIAVVPGWAAGGGHSLHVVCDLTIASAEEARFKQTDADVGSFDAGYGSAYMARQTGQKFAREVFFLAEEYSAQRAYEAGAVNRVVPHADLEREALKMARTVLTKSPTAIRMLKFAFNAVDDGLVGQQVFAGEATRLAYGTDEAVEGRDSFLEKRDADWTSFPWHY
- a CDS encoding AMP-binding protein, producing MVALTPTDAEDPAELRAALARALDGGPALGFGMLGDAPKWVPDGTAVVIATSGSSGVPKRVALSGEALRASAEATASRVGGGRWLLALPAGYVAGLQVIVRSLMAGTHPVALSGRFSPDSFADATLSMLRPLPGGSAGIPELYTSLVPAQLSTLLDAADDRPVRAALQAYRAILVGGQALPEPLRDRAADLGIRLVRTYGSTETSGGCVYDGVPLDTVAVRTVDGELRIAGPMLADGYLGDGELTAKNFSRDEHGIRWYHTGDLGLFDDGVVRVHGRADNVIVSGGINISLDRVERLVRSVPGLTGAVVVGVPDERWGEASVIVAPRGEALRRSESEQLAHARDLVAEELGRHARPARLIMVDELAVLASGKPDRESIRRAVVELH
- a CDS encoding class I SAM-dependent methyltransferase, whose amino-acid sequence is MATYTHGHHETVLRSHSSRTIANSAEYLRPHLTANTRLLDVGAGPGSITVDFAGVVAHVTATEIDENALSLSRDLASSRGLTNLDFAVEDVHALSFADDTFDVVHAHQVLQHVGDPVQALREMRRVAAPGGVVAARDADYAGFIWFPILPELDHWLDLYRRAARANGGEPDAGRRLLAWARAAGFDDVTATTSNWTYANPEDRAWWGGMWADRILESALARQLVDGEMATRRDLQEISDAWKRWADDGDGWYLVPHGEIIARA
- a CDS encoding ATP-binding protein is translated as MIRPLSRTALVLDIVGATLLFVILTPFSVVFYGPGAVGEGISGAAVAAIVTAGILMFGGVAIGRLAPGLALAAAWAGAIVQMLSGFGPLPIDVAILLVLYATAAWGSRAVLWWGFGSALLGALVSAVYLVVVTGVTSGASGWDQLTTGTLLLVVSVLALGFAWVCGLLWRVVLRARSTRSAQLKAESLAAEEQERVRIARDMHDIVAHSLAVVIAQADGARYAAAAKPEMATEALGTIAQTARSALSDVRLLLTQLRHRQGDGPQPTLADLESLFAQVRQAGVEPRITVDPMPPGEPPGAIQLAVYRILQEALTNAIRHGDGAVDVHLAWLPDRVDIQVRNTVGRDQPQIGGGHGVIGMRERAQLVGGSLQAERQGAQFVVRASLPIGEVA
- a CDS encoding response regulator, which gives rise to MIRVVLVDDQALFRAGVRMLLASQPDLDVVGEAGDGREAVALVHATRPDVVLMDIRMPVMDGLAATAEILAQPDPPRIVMLTTFDLDEAAARAIRQGASGFLLKDADPEFLLAAIRTVHAGSSVIAASATRELFEHFAEEPKPVPVQFSALTEREREIFALAARGLSNSEIAAREYLSEATVKTHISRILTKLTLRDRVQLVVFAFEHGLA
- a CDS encoding ABC transporter ATP-binding protein gives rise to the protein MEITTTDLGLAARVQHLKKTYGAGEGTVHALDDVSVGIRRGQFTAIMGPSGSGKSTLMHIMAGLDTPTQGRSWIGDTEITELGDLDLTILRRRRVGFIFQAFNLVPTLTALGNIMLPFELDGRRPSAIEKARIDGLIQTLGLGSRLQHRPHQLSGGQQQRVAIARALATAPDLVFADEPTGNLDSRTGREVLQLLATASREHGQSIAMVTHDAIAASHADRVLFLGDGRIVADHPRQTAEEISAYMLAAEVAA